A DNA window from Gemmatimonadota bacterium contains the following coding sequences:
- a CDS encoding sorbosone dehydrogenase family protein, with the protein MLNLLRYNAKPRLLALGAASLLNFTLLISPLFSQNSSPPSSDFNGNGVVDFPDFLLFVTAFGSQAGQERYDAKYDLDGNGEIAFDDFLLFVDSFAASSQPPPPSDPRLTRIELPEGFHIRIYAEGVTGARSMSLSPDGTLFVGTRPSGRVYALRDEDGDHKAERVIVLARGLNNPNGVAVKDGDLYVAEINRILRYTNIEAQLDNPPQPEIVNDAFPTNRSHGWKFIRFGPDGLLYVPVGAPCNICNRGDPYASIGRLDTNSNFSIIARGIRNTVGFDWHPETGELWFTDNGRDRMGDDVPPDELNRITANEQHFGYPYCHGTNIADPVFGDQRSCGEFVAPVQNLGPHVAALGMRFYTGDMFPEEYRNQIFIAEHGSWNRSSKIGYRVTLVRLNGNRAVSYEPFAKGWLQGESNWGRPVDVLVMPDGSLLVSDDQAGLIYRISYSH; encoded by the coding sequence ATGCTAAATCTCTTGAGATATAATGCCAAACCTCGCCTTCTCGCGCTCGGTGCTGCCAGTTTGCTGAACTTCACGCTCTTAATTTCGCCTCTTTTCTCCCAAAATAGTAGTCCCCCCTCTTCGGATTTTAATGGCAATGGTGTCGTCGATTTTCCCGACTTCTTACTATTTGTCACCGCGTTTGGATCTCAAGCTGGTCAAGAGCGGTACGATGCGAAATACGATCTGGATGGAAATGGCGAGATTGCATTTGACGATTTTCTGTTATTTGTCGATAGCTTTGCGGCATCATCACAGCCACCCCCCCCCAGCGATCCACGCCTGACGCGGATTGAACTACCTGAAGGATTCCACATTCGCATATACGCCGAAGGGGTAACAGGCGCTCGCTCGATGAGCCTCAGCCCAGATGGCACCCTGTTTGTCGGCACTCGCCCCAGCGGCCGCGTGTACGCACTGCGCGACGAAGACGGCGACCACAAAGCAGAGCGGGTCATCGTCCTCGCCCGCGGCCTGAATAACCCCAACGGCGTCGCCGTTAAAGATGGCGACCTGTACGTAGCCGAAATCAACCGCATCCTGCGCTATACCAATATCGAAGCACAACTCGACAACCCGCCGCAACCTGAAATCGTCAACGACGCTTTCCCCACGAATCGATCGCACGGCTGGAAGTTCATCCGCTTTGGTCCCGACGGTTTGCTGTACGTACCTGTCGGCGCGCCGTGCAACATCTGCAATCGCGGAGACCCATACGCATCAATCGGAAGATTGGACACCAATAGCAACTTCAGCATCATAGCGCGGGGCATTCGCAACACAGTCGGCTTCGATTGGCATCCAGAAACGGGTGAACTGTGGTTCACGGACAATGGAAGAGACAGAATGGGCGACGATGTACCACCGGACGAACTGAACAGAATAACCGCCAATGAACAGCACTTCGGCTATCCCTACTGCCACGGCACCAACATCGCCGATCCCGTATTCGGCGATCAGCGTAGCTGCGGCGAGTTCGTTGCGCCGGTCCAGAATCTCGGCCCGCACGTAGCGGCTCTTGGAATGCGCTTCTACACCGGCGACATGTTTCCAGAGGAATACCGCAATCAAATCTTCATCGCCGAACACGGATCCTGGAATCGCAGCAGCAAAATCGGCTACCGCGTCACCCTGGTGCGCCTGAACGGCAATAGGGCGGTCAGCTACGAACCATTCGCAAAAGGCTGGCTTCAGGGCGAATCGAACTGGGGAAGGCCAGTCGATGTGCTCGTTATGCCCGACGGTTCCCTGCTGGTATCGGACGACCAGGCCGGTCTAATCTACCGCATCAGCTATTCACACTGA